GCCCCCCCAGGCCATCAACGACCGACGCCTAGCCAACGACCTGAACGGAGTTGTACTGccgctttgaaagacaaagggacaaTCCTGAAACCAACCCCCACGACACCTTCCAACAGCTCCAGCTACAGTGcatcacctccacctcccccacctcagcaggggcctTAAAGGTGAAAAATAAACCAATGCCCATTGGTTGATTGCCCATTGGACAATCCTGAAACCATCCCCCACGACACCTTCCATCACCTCCACCTTCcatcacctccacctccccacctcagcaggggcctTAAAGGTGAAAAATAAACCAATGCCCATTGGTTGATTGCCCATTGGACAATCCTGAAACCATCCCCCACGACACCATCCAACAGCTCCAGCTACAGTGCATCACCTCCACCCCCACCCACCTCAGTGACgactctttccatccatgagagggacgtcaacaaactcttcaggagacagaaccccCGGAAAGCTGCTGGACCGGATGCTGTCTCTCATGTCTCGGATGCAGCTTGAAGCACTGTGCTGATCAGCTGTCTTCaatgttcacagacattttcaacacctcactggagacatgtcacgtgccagcctgcttcaaatcctcaactatcatccctgttcccaagaagtcaaggaccacaggacttaacgacttcagacccgtcgccctgacctctgtggttatgaagtcctttgagggccttgtgctttcacacctcaaagacatcactgaccccctcctggaccccctgcagtttgcatacagagccaacaggtctgtagacgatgcagtcaacttggccctccactacatcctccagcaccttgACTCCACAGGAAGTCAATGAGctcgacactgtggagtctttccgcttcctgggaactataatctcccaggacctcaagtgggagctgaacatcagctccctcatcaagaaagcacaacagagaatgtacttcctgcagcagctgaagaaattcaacctgccaaagacaaaaacctcacgccacaagaacagtttcttctcatcggatacttcatatgccactgcctgaaccttggacttcaAAAGGATGGACATCACCAAAATGAccggccggttgaactgtgatgcgcctcactgatctctgcctgcatcaccattgtctaatgatggactacactcttgaaatgaaatacatagaccatcaattaattgccaacaaaacacttcatcagccaactaacaagtacaattgcatctatgtgaacttctgcagttaatccaggatagacttcaaagacattagtcattaatcttacagttcatacaaaatctatgtttaatcactgaccatTAGCACTTACATTTTCTAAttataaaccatgacttgcactacacacaaataactaatattggcattatattaataccgtttagtcagaggggaactggaacccacagtgagtctggtttctcccaaggttagttttctccattaaccaacatcttatggagttttgtgttccttgccacagtcgccttcagcttgctcactggggttataaatacaactatttttaaattaatttctatACATAATTTACactcatatttaatcaaactacacaatgacgaCTCTAAGATTATAAATATTAcactttcattttttgttaatacatgattttctgtaaagctgctttgaaaggatgtgtgttatgaaaagcactatacaaataaaaatgacttaggcagctattgtgtttgttagtgttctttttattattattattgtttatggttctagagacaaaataattatttcccTTGATTCCTGAGTTGAAACATACCATGGTTTCAATTTCCGACTAGATTTTACACCATTTAGAATTTTcagaaaaacatactttttcgaaTTTGTCCAAGGCCGATTTGCATAAAAATTGGCGTGCATCATCTGGAGACAATCAGgacaaaaatttattaaaataattttgatagACCAAACAGTTTTTGAATGCCGCTTCAACAAATTCAACAAGAACATGCAAAAACTTGCAAAAtaacttgactgtaacccttgttgcctgataaaagcggaacgagatactGCGCTGAATTACCgttttgggaacagctttaggtgtgaccagctgtgaatatgtgtgtaacacgtaaatgaaaattgaccggtatttatagcctctgccagaGACattattggatgcacctgtagcagggctataaatagatgcgttacaggtgcatcgtcaggtattttgtctgaagagcagtcctggggagtcccagtgcggcaatgaagcgcagcatttatcatctgcttttatcagggaacaagggttacagtcaagtaaccagagacattccctttcaaaaagctacacttatgatgctgctctgaattagcgctttgggaacgagaatacccacaccgccgcactgtggatgtccgggccccttacggttgtgtagtgtgctcacaagagcgagaggtctcagacatgagcttgtgatgtcgactcaaggacataaaagcccggagtggcatgaacatccaaactataaaatctaatgaatgtgtgcggagaggaccagcctgccacatcacaaacatgctgcagagggacacctctagccacagctttagaggaggcgacccctctggtagagtgagccctgatacctactggcgaagcttgaccgcgtgcctcgtaggccagggcaatagcgtccctcacccaatgcgacatagtctgcttggtgcgGCCCCCCCTGTTGCGgaccccatggcaaacgaatagttggcctgacttacgccactggctagtgcggtggacataactctgaagggcacggactggacaaagtctgtgaagtctttcctgttCCAGCGTTGTAaacggcaccttaggcaggtagtcaggatgatggtgcaaaattgctttagccattcctggggcaaaatctaagcaggctggcaagagagacagagcctgtagattcccaattctctttagagaggtactCGCCAttagaaaaaacatcttgagagtcagaagacGCTGaatctagaggttcgaagggggtctcaaccagaccctcaaggactattgctaagtcccatgaaggggtcctggtccttgcaggaggcctcagtcacatAGCTCCATGAAGCGTgcgagtagaggatgtctccccaacggcaccctgtCCATCAAAGCATGGCAAGCTGAAATGGCGGCATAAATTATATATGATAAGTTGTATCTTGCTGCATCAAGACTTATTTTGTAATCAAATCATAATGATgtttcacatttttataattttagtctACTATCATTGATAGACTCTTTGGCTGATGCCAAGAACAATGTATATTACATTACAAGTGATTCTGTTCATTGCTTTTCGAGCACTTTGCCTAAAAtcttcacaaaaatgtaatttttttactccTTTTTTTGCCATTCATGTGCTTGGCACtggtaattgctgcttgcagctatatttattattattaatgtagagATATGCTTCATGCCACccttgtcaagtcaagtgtttttttattgtcgttcaaccatatacagttattacagtacacagtgaaacgagacaatgttcctccaggaccatggtgctacataaaacaacataggacaaacacagaaccacatgagactacacagactaaataacatacctatataaagtgcacatgaaaacgtgtgcaaaaagtacgggacagtacaataaattactaacaatgaacaggacaatagacacagtgagagacagtgcagcgctaaCCAGTACACAgttgtgcaaaaagatgacagtttctaaaaatgccaaatgtcaacaaaactatggatatagcagttattgaggtatcagccaggtataaagtgatatTGAATGACTCTATTCCCCACATAGGCAAGTCCACTCACAAAGGTCTGGACATGCCACTGGATATTGatgtgaaaatgatcaatattaacaatttaatgctattgccttgttaatatgcaATCATGTCATCTATAAATTGGTAACTGTAGTCCAATTATGAATTTTgttatttaatccaattacaaatacttgatttttgcaatcagattacttaatatagattacatgtaatccattactacatGTAATTATTACTAATTGTATTGTTCTTACATCAGGGAATAAGAAATTGTCATTATCATCATAAACATCTGAcccttccggtcaaaaatgaatgcaaatacCAAAAGGCCCTTTTTCAATACCATAGGAGGcttaaagtggagatttgtgaACTCAGATTTGTCTAAccaaaactgctaaaaaaaataaaacactaagTAACTACAACAAAtctaaaatatttcttaattAAAATTCTCCAATCTATTACCTGATTAAGAACTGTGTTTCTCACTGTTGGGTTAGCTGTATCGGCACTGGAGAGAAATTTCATTCTAACAAAGGTTTTTCTTATaaaatctagaaaaaaaaaatatactgtaattaatgtcaaacaaacacagagagaaaaaaacagaaacatttgtTAACATACATTGAGAAGAATAAATGTCACCCTTAAAATGCACAAACAAAAAGCCCACGAGCCATATAAATCAATATCGATATCAAAACAAATTCAAGCCAAGTATGAAAATAGCGAACGCCTGCATTTCAGTAAACAAATCTAAATGATGGTAGAATATCTTTGGCTATACTAAGCTAAAATGGAGTATGTTTATTATAATACTAATTAAGAGCTTTAGGAAGTCTTACTAATGATCTCTATATATCACAATTTTGAAAGACAAATGCTGCACTATCATGAGACAACAAACATCATGTGCATATACAGGGAATCGTTAAACAACACACAACACAGAAAATACAGCCCCAGTATTTATCTCACAAAAGTTCTGTATCACATGCGTCTGGGCACCATTAAGTCATGGCTGTGCTAttaaaggtcaaaggtcaactCTGAGTAGACCATCCTCATCCAAGatataaagccttttttttttctttatactcATTGACTGAGAAATTTGAATTTAGATTTGGGCTTCTGAACACTTATGGTAACAACTGAATTCATTTGACTGTATAATTTACATTCCCCATGTATTGTCATCACATTTTGCATCGATGGCTTTAGTGATCTTTACTAGGCTGCTGCAGTGAGCACCTCTGAGGAAGAATTAATAGTTTGCCAAACTTCACAAGGATTGTGGCATCAAATCATTGAAAGATATTCAGAATTAGGTTTGAGGCAAttacttgcaaaaaaaaaacatttaaaataaggcACAAATGGATATTTTGCTTTGAATTTGTACTTCTTTTGCATGAAAATGCCTTTAATGTCACAAATACATCAATAAACATGGGTTGAATGCTTTACATGTCATTCAGAGAGCCCCTTTCTTTTAAGCGTGCTGAAATGTGTGCCAGACTTTATGCCAATACTCAAAAGTCTGCCTGTAAGTGAGTCGACCAATTACCTGTTTTATACACCTCTACTTCAGACAGACTGAGAAACCTAGAATGTCCAGGAATGAACACATTCACATATCTTCCCTCCATACCACCACAGGAGACCGAAAAGGACTCAACTGCTGTAATATTATATAACACAGCACATCTACAAAAGAAAAAGCATTTTGAGAGGAGTTTCTCTCTTTTGATGTTTGAttccccccccccacacacaccttTCCTTAGACCAAAAGTCACTGAATACATCTTTCCTCAATCACTTTACCTGGGATTGTTGTTGCCGTTGTTCTCCAGAGAGTTTCCTATAAGAATTTCGGCTCCGTCGAGTCGTTCTGGACAGCAGTCTCCTCTGTTAGTGATGATCACTCGGCTAATAGAGTAAGAATCCAGAAGATCCAGCCTCCACCATGGATTAAAATCATATACTGTATGGGTATAAGGCTTGAATTTAATGCCATCTATGGCTATTGCAGCTACCATCTGTTCATATGTGGATGACTGCACAGCCTGTCCTCTTAATGCCAAATTCTCTAGATaggtttaagaaaaaaaaaaaaatcaatcagaaTGTATCCATATGCACATAGAGGCTctactaatatttatattattcttaTACAATTTACAATTAACACTCAACAAAACTTCTTTCAGCAGATCTTAACATATATTATGGAGCCTTACgtgaacaaacaaaaaatacatgtaaaaaataataatattaaaacaaaaagatgTGGTGCTTTAACCATGAAACAAGAAATACACATCCCCAACAACCCTTCTCCGTATAGTTTGTTCTGCAGTATAGAAAGTTTGGTGGTAGTGTTTACCTTGTGGCTGGGGTGGGCTGTCTTGTATGGAACAGACGGCTGTTCCTAAAGTTGACAAATGATAAACAGACATCAATGAACATCACAAAAAGACCAGGGAGAGTTCTAAGGAACCATATCTTAGTAAGTAGGGCAATGAGGTCATTCTTTATGATTTTCTCATTTGGGGGACTTGTTTGATAAGCTACCATTTCATGCAAATTATTAATCTTAAAAGTTTTCTGTTGGTTAAAACATGTCAATGTTTTatgtttcatatttatttatttatttgcagcaAAAATGTAGTGGAGCCAAGCTTCAATACACTCTTTGTTATCAGAACATTTGAATTAAGATTTCTTTGACTAAATGAACATAGTTATTGTTAACTCACCTAAGAGTACCAACAGACATCTGGACATCCACATCTCACTGCCAGACATACAGGTGCTTCTGCATGACATATGAGACAAATGACAGTATATTCTCAGATTCAGCACTGAAACATAAATTATGCAAGTTACATTACACTATGTTTTCCAGAAAGACAGAACATACCTTCTATTTTTTGATTTGTAAAGATGACTCTTTTATTTATTGTATCCTGTTTTCTCTCTCAAGCTCTTCGCTTCATCTCCTTCTCCACTGTTCTCTGTTGTCTTCCCGTGACCAAATGGAAATATCTGGCCCATCCCGTCAATCTCATATCAATTTCAGATGCAAAAAGCCCTTAGAAACTCATTTGTAAATCAAAATATGCCAGACAATCCAGGTACAATCCAAGACATTATCTCACTAAAATACTATAGCTGTAACATATTGTAAAATGCTAACCTATTTCAATGAATCAAGAGTTAACCACAATTTACTTATTGTGCTTTAATTTACTTAAGAACACATGCAATCATTTAATTAACACTCAATTACTgccaaaacactgtaaaaaagagcaaaagaaaaCTCCTTTTTAGGttcaaatgtattgttaaatACCACAGTAACAAGAGCAGGCCACATTAGGATGTTACGCTCATCGAGAGCAGCCCTTTCAGTAGCAATGATTACACatgtgcatttacatttaatcatttagcagacgattttatccaaagtgacttacaaatgaggaacacagCAAGCAAGAGATACAGGGTCACTCACGCGATgtaaaataacaaacaataactaaactacatcaaatataacagaaCATCCAACACACATAaccgattatatatatatatatatatatatatatatatatatatatatatatatatatatatgaagaaacAATAATtagcataaaatatatttgatgggACAAGCAGGGACTTTTGGGAACGGCTGATTATTGTTTTTAAGCAAAATTTAACAATAGCTTTTCCTATTCTCTTGATAGACATactatacatttttaccattcaTTTATATGGTAAAATCCtgttttttacatataaaaaaatatttttatacactcactgaccacttaattaggtacatctgtacacctacctaattaattcatgtgattatctagtCAGCCAATTGTCTGGCaacaatatttctgtaactgctgatctcaagGGATCTAGAATTTacaccgaatggtgccaaaaacaaaaaacatccagtgagcagcagttctgtagatgaaaacaccttgttgatgagagaggtcaacagaggatTCAAAGCCTGGTTCAAACTgaaatgattacatattaacaaggcaacagCAATACATTGCTAATTATTTATTGATACATTTCTTATCATCGTATTCTTATGCCGAAGTGCAATAgtctcacagatgaacattttgagcatgtgctcttTTTACATTACAACAGGAATTGGTGATGGACTAATACTAAGTAGTAAGGGTTAAAAGGAAGTGAGTCAGAGTTTTGAGCTGTTAGCTTTGACTTAGCAATGTCATTGCTGTTGATTCCCAGTTCATTACTGTTTGTTCATGtaatgtttctattgttttatgcacttaaattgAACtggatatgtttatatatatatatatatatatatatataaacatatccagaaaaaaaaatattcttgctGTTTAAAAGATAATATCTTGCACCTCAGCTTTGGAATTGGCGATGGACTATCAGTAAGCAGGAAGGGTTAAAAGCGTTTCAGAGTTTTTAGAAAAACATTGTTGTTGATTTTATAGTCATCATTTTCACTCATTTTATGATTGTCAATAATGTTCATAATTCTGCTATtgttttatgaaattaaaatgaatttatcGACTTTGGCCATGCATATGACATCAAAAATGTCATAAGGAGCTCTTTTTGTTtgtaataaagaatggaatacattttcttcctctttgtacttttttcttaaaatgataatcctactcaaatgcatgtgacattaaataaaatataattaggttaaaagtaatcaaaatgtaatccaaaagtaaAAAGATTAATTACTCAAAAACATGTAATCCATGAAATTACGTTACTGATTTCCtcattttttttgtcatgtaatttgtaaacaGTATTTCATTACAAGTAATCCACccagcactatatatatatatatatatacattgtattaaatgtgtatttatttgacAGATTGTTCTGGTCCTTAAATCTGATTGGACGGAGGCATTCCAAATGTGATGACATACAGTCCAACAGCACTTGgatgctttactgtttgtatcactctgcttgtgttcatggtATTCctaactaaagtgtaagagcagtgcaaagAGATAGCAGTGGACATTTTCATTCATCCCTTTGACATTAAATATATCAGCCAGCCTTTTTTTTCagccaaaataaaagtacacacagcacacataataagcagtaaaataaaataagtgtgCACAATACATAGTAAAAATAACTTGGAATAAAAATGTAGGCTTttattaatactattaatatAATATGAACACCTGTTATGAAGTTTGGTGCATTGTACTGAGAATGGCTTTCTGAGTTAACCGTGAACTCGCACAAACTCCCTTCCCTTTAAGACATTCACTTCGATGCTGCTtcagtagctgatgctatgggagctCCTTGCATGTCCAGCATCCTTTCGCGTACCCCCTCTCTAATGCATAGATAAAATTTGCTCAATGTAATTTGAAAATATTactgtttaacacaattatctttgtaaaacaactcccttaaattaaacatattatatttttacgttatattaatcatatacatacCGAATAAATGGcttgagatgggaatgctagatatgatataactgcataacttaaACTCCACCCTCATCACGTCGCAGTATGCAAGAATAGTGTTAGGTTCTGTGCCTGAAATTGCACATCATTGCAGGTACGGCATTTCCGGCTAAGTTCGAGCATTGcgggtaagtatctgtgcaattgtgcGGTCAGttcaaggtgtttttttttatatcacatttaacactgttagcaaggttgagctcatttgctgaaaaaacataatgcaacaatgtaaaagcAGGTCTCTACCGTGCAAgcaaattttttattgaaa
The sequence above is a segment of the Xyrauchen texanus isolate HMW12.3.18 chromosome 2, RBS_HiC_50CHRs, whole genome shotgun sequence genome. Coding sequences within it:
- the LOC127619749 gene encoding uncharacterized protein LOC127619749 isoform X2 — protein: MSGSEMWMSRCLLVLLGTAVCSIQDSPPQPQVYDFNPWWRLDLLDSYSISRVIITNRGDCCPERLDGAEILIGNSLENNGNNNPRCAVLYNITAVESFSVSCGGMEGRYVNVFIPGHSRFLSLSEVEVYKTDFIRKTFVRMKFLSSADTANPTVRNTVLNQLRSVLASRGLSDVKLSWTQLPQPLKQAAEQGTCVEKYVT
- the LOC127619749 gene encoding fucolectin-1-like isoform X1 codes for the protein MSGSEMWMSRCLLVLLGTAVCSIQDSPPQPQENLALRGQAVQSSTYEQMVAAIAIDGIKFKPYTHTVYDFNPWWRLDLLDSYSISRVIITNRGDCCPERLDGAEILIGNSLENNGNNNPRCAVLYNITAVESFSVSCGGMEGRYVNVFIPGHSRFLSLSEVEVYKTDFIRKTFVRMKFLSSADTANPTVRNTVLNQLRSVLASRGLSDVKLSWTQLPQPLKQAAEQGTCVEKYVT